TCATTCTCGCCTCAGCCGGCGCGGTCGAGCGCTACGGACTTCAGCCCTTGGCCCGCGTCGACGGCATGGCAACGGCCGGTGTTGCCCCACGCATCATGGGCATCGGACCGGTCTTTTCCACGCACAAGCTCCTGGAACGTTTTGGTCTCGGCATCGGCGACATCGATGTCGTCGAGTTGAACGAGGCCTTTGCAGCGCAGGCGCTCGCCTGCATGCGGCAACTGGGGCTTGCCGACGATGCGCCCCGTGTCAATCCGAACGGCGGCGCCATCGCGCTCGGCCATCCGCTCGGCATGTCCGGTGCACGCCTGGCGTTGACCGCCGCGTTGGAGCTCGAAGCGCAGGGTGCCAAGCGTGCGATCGCCACCATGTGCATCGGCGTCGGACAGGGCATCTCGATGCTGTTGACACGGCCGTAGCGGCTGCACGCTTCGTGCCGTCAGCCGAAGGCTGCTCAAGACAATGAGAAAGCTGGGCTTGCTACTCAGCTGATGGGACTGAGACCGAGCCGCAAGCGGCTCGGTCTTCAAGCTTATTTTCCACCCCAGGCGGCGGGATAGTCCGGCAGCTTCTCGCAGCCGCACATGGCGTGATGCAGCGGGGGCATCTTGGCGTCGACATATTGATCGAGCGTTTCTGCCGTGATCGCCGGCTGCGGCATTACCCATTCCGGACCCGGCACCGCCTCGCCCTGCAGCACCTTCACTGCCGCGATGATTGGCGTGCGCCATTGGTAGGTCGGATAGGTCGGGGCTATCGCCTTGAAGCCTTCCGACTTCCACTTGACCAGGAAGTCCTGCTGGTCCTCGCCGGTAATGATCGGGGGCGGCAGGCCCGCATCCTCGAAGGCTTCGAGGGCTGCAACTGCTGTGGCACCAGCGTCCATCCAGATCGCGTCGATTTTGCCGCGTTGCAGGTAGTCTTCGACGATCGACTTGGTCTTGGCATTGTCGCCCTCGGTGAATTCCTCGCCGACGACGTTCAGCCCTGTCTCCTTGAAAATGCGCTTGGCCGCGGACGCGCGGGTCTCGAGCACATCGACACCCGGTACGATGCGCAGCATCAGGACGTCGGCGCCCGCGGGTGCTGTGGCCGCCACGAACTCGCCTGCCTGGATACCGAAGCCGTAACCACCCACCGGATGGATGAAGGTGACCGGGCATTTGGTGTTGACGCCGCGGTCAAAGACGATCACCGGCAGCTTGGCACAAGCCTTCTCGACTGCAGGCGTCAGGGCTGCCGTCGTATTCGGCGAGACAATCAGGGCCGAACATTTGCCGCCGTTGATGAGGTCGTCGATGTCAGCGATCTGCTTGTCGTCGGACCCTTCGGCATCGACGTGAATGAGCTCCTTGATTTCCGGATGGAGCTTTACTTCGGCCTGCATGTTCGTCCAGCCGGTTACCCGCCAGGCATTGTTCACGCCGGCGTTCGAAAAGCAGATCGTGTAGGGACCTGGCTTCTTGTGCTTTGCGGTGTCGGCCATCTGGTCGCCGTAGTACTGCTCCCAAGGCTCCCCGTCGGGACCATTGGCCTTGGCCGTCAGCAGCGTCCGCTGTCTGTCGAACTCGGCAGTATCGTCGAAGTTCAGCTGTTGGCTATGCGCCGTGCCGGCGACGAGCGCAGCCGAAAGTGCGGCGGTCAGCAATTTTTTCATGTCTCACTCCCATTGATCATGATTTTTCAGTTCCTCCCGATGGCCTGGAGCGGAATGCGGAAAGTGCCCGCAACCGCTCTGACCCTCGAAATCAGGTCCCGCCGGCGCGGTTGCGCCGGTAGGTTGCAAGCACGACTGCGGCGATCAGGATCAAGCCCTGGACGACATCGCGCGTCGGCTTCGGCAGTCCGATGAAGTTGAGCAGCGTGAAGATGGCGGTCAGCGTCAGCGCGCCTGCAATCGAGGCGGGCACGGAGCCGCGGCCGCCGAGAAGCTGCGCTCCGCCGATCACGCAGGCGGTGATCGCCTGCAGCTCGTAGCCGACGCCGACATCGGTTGATACGCCCGCAAATCCACCGAGCAGGATGCCGGCCGTCACCGCGCTCAGCGACGAGGCGACAAAGGCGATGATGCGCACCCTCTCGATCGGCACACCCGACATTTGCGCCGCGCGCGGATTGTCGCCGAGCGCATGCAGCATGCGCCCGAGATTGGTGCGATGCATGAGCCAGAAGAAGACGAAGCCGACGACCAACAGCACCAGCAATGCCACCGGCAGGAACTGGATCAATGGAATGCCCTGAAGGCTGGCGCGCCCGAAGAAGCGGAACGTCTCCGGCAGGTAGCCGCGCGGTGATCCGCTCGACCACATGAAGGCAGCACCATTGAGCGTGATCATCATGCCGAGCGTGGCGATCAATGACGGCACCCGCAGATAGGAAACGACCAGGCCGTTCACCACGCCGACGGCGAGCCCCACCGCATACATGACCGCAATCACCCACCAGGTCGCATCGGCACTGTTGTCGAGCAGCATCGACGAGCCGACGACCGTCAGCGTGATGAGCGAGCCTGCCGAAAGGTCAAAACCGCCGGAGACGATGACGTAGATTTGGCCGGCCGCAAGGATTGCAAGAGGAGCGGCTCGCTTCAGGAAATTCATGTAGCCCGTGGGCTCGATGAAGTTCGGGTTCGAAAACGTGATGGCAACGAGAAGGGCTGCCAGCACGAAGAAGACGGGATTGATCTTCGGCAGCCGCCCAATGCTTGCCACGCCGCGCGTCTTTGCGGAGCCGACGGTTTCCTGGATCATGCCACTATCCTCTTTGAACGGACTGCGTAAAAGGCGACGGCGGCGACGATGATGATGCCGCGCATTACCTGCTTGGCGAAGGCGTCAATGCCGGCGAGATTGAAGATGGAATCGATCAGCGAGAAAATGATCACGCCGGCAACAGTGCCCCAGATCCCACCCTTGCCGCCGGAGAGGATTGTGCCGCCGATGACGACGACGGCGATCGATTCCAGATCATATGCGCCCTCCGTGCCGATCCAGGGCGAACCGGATTTCAGGCGGCTGGCCAAATAGAGGCCGGCGAGCGCCGCGCAAAGGCTGCAGATGATATGGCTCGCCATGACGACCCGCGTCGTGTTGATGCCGGCCGCGCGCGCCGTGTCGCGGTTGCCTCCAACCGAGTAGATGTTGGAGCCAAAGCGCGTGAAGCGCAGGACGATCCATGCGCCAAGGACCAGCAGCGCCAGAACGACCAGGCTGACCGGCAGCCCGAGCACCTCGCCATAGGCGAAATACTGGAACGCATCCGGTACCGAGCCGCCGAACCGGCCATGAAGGGAGGCAAGACAGCCCTGAATGATCAGCGCCATGCCGAGCGTCGCGATAAGCGGGTTGACATCGAGGCGGGTGATCAGGAGCCCGTTGAGGGTTCCGACCACCGTCCCCATCACGAGCACCGCAGCAACGGCCGGCACCATCATCGCCGGGTCGCCGTTCATGATCGCAGAGGACACCACGGCCGAGGCCGAGATGAGATGGGCCACCGACAGGTCGATCGAGCCGACGAGGATGGTGAAGGTCTGCCCAACGGCGGTGATGCCGAGCGCGATGGACCGGTTAAGGATGGAGACGGTCGCCTCCGGTGTCAGGAAGCGTGTCAGGCCGAGGCTGAGCGCAATCGCCGCATAGATCAGGACGGCCAGACCGAGCAGAAGCGCCGGCGCGTAGTGTTCCATGCGCCAGGCCGGACGCCGGATGAGAGTTGCCTTGTTCATGCTGCCACCGCCTCCTCGCCGGTTGCCGCCAACATCACATCGGCTTCAGAGGCCCCGCGCGAAAACGCCGCGACGAGTTCGCCGTTCCGCATCACAAGGATGCGGTCGGATACGCCGAGAACCTCCGGGAGATCGGACGAGACCATCATGATGGCCGTGCCCCTGCGCGCGAGATCGCGCATCAGGTGGTAGATCCCGGCCTTGGCATTGACGTCGATGCCGCGTGTCGGCTCGATGAAGATCAACAGCCGAGGCGCCAGCGCCAGCCAGCGCGCAACGATGGCTTTCTGCTGGTTGCCGCCCGACAGCGCCTTGATGTCCTGGGCAAAGCTGCCGGCGCGCACGTCGAGTTCGCGCAGCAGCTTTTCCATCGCTTCCGCCGAAACGAAAGGCGTCGCATTGGCATTGCCGGAAAGGCCGGAGAGTGCGCGAGACGTAAGCATGCCGTTGTCGACGACCGATTGCATCAACACCAGCGCTTCGGCCTTGCGATCGCCCGGCAGCAACCCTACCCCGGCGCTGATCGCCTCGCGCGGACTGGTGAACCGCGCCGGCTTGCCGGAAAGGGTGATCTCACCCTTGGTGAAGGGAGAAAGGCCGAATATCGCCTGCGCGAGCGCGACGCGCCCTGCCCCTTGCAAGCCCGAAAAACCGACGATCTCGCCTGCGCGCAGTTCGAAGGACACATTTTTCAGCCGTTCGTTGCCGGCGTTGCGGACTGAGAGCACGACGCCGCCGATCTCCTGCGGTGCTGCCGGTTCCGCATAGAAATCGCCAAGGTCGCGGCCCACCATGGCTCGTACGATCGCCTCGGGCTCAGGCACATGGTCGAAGCGAACCGCCACCTCGCCATCCTTGAGCACGGTAACACGATCGGCCAGCCGCGTGATTTCGGGCATGCGGTGGGTGATGTAGACGATCGCCACACCGCTTTTCTTCAAGGTGTCGACGAGACCGTAGAGCACCTCGCATTCGGCCTCGTTCAGCGCTGCCGTCGGCTCGTCCATCACGATCACCTTTGCCTCTAGCGACACCGCCTTGGCGATCTCCACCAGTTGCTGGCTGGCGACGTCGAGGTCAGCGACAACGGTGCTCGGCTCGATCCGGTGCGCCGAGCCGAAGAGCGCAAGCACGCGCCGCGCTTCGTCATTCATCGCCCTGTGGTCGATTAGACCGCGGCGCGTCGGCTCGCGGCCGAGGAAGATGTTCTGTGCGACGGTTCGCTCGGGCAGTAGGGAGAATTCCTGATAGATGACGGCAATGCCCGCGCGGATCGCCGCAAGCGGATGCGTGAAATGCCGTTCCTCACCGTTTACGACAACCGCGCCTGCGTCCGGCCGATAGATGCCGGAGAGGATCTTCATGAGCGTCGACTTGCCGGCACCGTTTTCTCCCGCCAGCGCATGGACCTCACCGCAATGCGCGGAGAAGCTGACGTTTTTCAACGCCTTGACACCGGGGAAACTCTTGGCGATGCCGCGCATCTCGATAGCGGGGTGTTTCGTGTTCATGCAGCAGCCCATGTCTTGCGGATGAATGTCGCGCTCTCGGAAAAGAGCGTATCGAAGTCGGGAAACAGCGGCCGCCAGACGCGGGTCGCCGTCGCGATCGCCGGCAGCCCGGCGCCGAATGCCTCAAGCGTCAGCCAACCGTCATAGCCGAGCTCCTTCAACACCGTGAACATCGCGCCAAATTCGATATGCCCCCGCCCGGGAATGCCACGATCGTTCTCGGAGACATGGAAGACCCCGATATCCTGGCCAATCAGGCGGATCGCCGCCTCCGGCCGACGCTCCTCGACATTGGCATGGAACGTGTCGTACATGATCTTGAAGGCAGGATGCGCCACGCGATCCACATAGGCACGCGCCTGCTCCATCGTGTTGAGAAAATAAGTCTCGAAGCGATTGAGCGGCTCGAGGCTCAAATGCATGCCGTTGGCCGCCGCCCGCTCCGCCAGCGCATGGTGCGCGTCTGCCCCATACTTCAACTCGTCTTCGCTGGCGCCCCTGCCGGTAAAGAAGCCGATCGGGGCATGAAACGGCCCGCCCATGCTTTCAGCACCAAGCGCTATTGCGCAATCCAGCGCCCAGTCGAGATGGGAAAGCCCGCGCGCCCGCACTTCGGCATCGCAACTGACGGGGTTTGCCTCAGGCGTTGGCACGATCGATGTGGTGGATCGGCCAAGGCCGAGCCCGTCCAGTTCGCGGCCCAGGCGTTCGTAGTGACTGACCTTGCCCGACAGAACCGGCACTTCGACGCCATCATAGCCGAGATCGCGCAACCGGCCGATATTGTCGAGATGCCTCTCCTCGACGAAATCGGTCAGGCAAAGGAGATTGATACCAAGCTTCATGACGCGCTCACTTCAGCGAAATGCCGAGATCGCGACACGTCGCGCGGATCCAGGCCAGTGACGTTTCGATCATCGGGCCGGCGGCGCCTTCGCATTCGAGGCTGAGTACGCCGTCGTAGCCGTGGTCGCGAAGCATGGCGAGACAGATCTTGATATTCTCGGCATTGACGCCATCGCCGAGCGCACAATGGCTGACCGCGATCCCGGTCTGTCCGCCACGGGCAGCCGCTGCCAGCGACGGTGACACGTCCTTAAGATGGACATGAGACACCCTGTCGATGAACCGCGACAGAAACTGCGGCGGTTCCTGGCCGGCGATGAAGGTGTTGCCGGTGTCCATGTTCATGCGCAGCCACTTGCTGTCTGCGAAGGCGAGCATGCGCTCCATGAATTCCGGACGCGTCGTGAAATGACCATGAGGCTCGATGTTGACGACGATCTCGTGCGCTTCGGCGACTTCGACGATCTTTTCGTAGCTGCGCTTCATCAGCGCCATCGAGTCTTCTTCGGTAAGTCCGGGCGGCATGTGGAGCCCGTCGGTCGTGTCGACGCAGGGACTGCCGGCCTGCGCGGCCCAGGCAATCGACTTCAGCACATAGGGCACACCTCTGAGCGGTCCGTCCTCGCCAGACAGCGGATAGGCCGCATCGACCTGGGAAAAGCGCACGCCGTAACGCTCCATCTTGCGACGCAAGAGGACCGGGTCCTCGTAGAGCGCGACATGCGGTTGATAGCCCAGTCCGTGGATCCAGCTCACGCCGTCGATCAGACCACACTCGATGAAGTGCAAATCGTTGTCGCTCGCCCATTCCAGGCATTTTTCAAACGACCAGTAGGCCGAGTTGAACGCGTCCGTGTGGAAGCCTATCCGCACCGGCAAAATCCTCCCAATTTCCCCCATGCCATTGAGTTTCAACGGCAAATCACCAGCGCCTCCAAAATGCCGCTTGATGATGTCCAAGCATTGCGCAATAAATCGCTGCCTGCGTTCGAAATAGACGACTGGTAAATTTTATACATCTGCGGGGGAGCGGGATGACGAAGAGCAGCAACGAACGGGCGGTCAATCGGCCCGCGGTCTTCCGCGAGCCGGGCGCCCTGCTCTATGCCGGCAATTGCCAGGACCTGATGAAGGCCTCGCTTGCGGGCCAGGTGTCGCTCAATGCCTGGACGCGACGCGGCTATCCCGGCATCGACCTCGGCGCGGCGCTGCCGCAGGTCTGTTCCGTTGGCGGATGGGATGCGACGACCCCGCAGGACTGGGGCCTGCGCGAACATTGCAACGAGGGGGTCAAGATCGCCTATCTGGCGCGCGGCTCATTGACGGTCACCATGGATGGCCGCAGGACGACGATCAATGAAGGCCAGATGTTCGTCGTGCGGCCCTGGCAGTTGCACGCGCTCGGCGATCCCAATGTCGGTGCCAGCCACATCATCTGGGTGCTCATGGATATGGGCGTGCGCCGACCACACGAAACCTGGCTGTGGCCCGACTGGATCGGCTGGCCCGAGCGCGACCGAAAGCGCCTGAGCGAACTTCTGTCGAAGAACGAACAGATTTCCTACAACGCCTCCCGCGAAGTTACCCGCACCTTCCTCGACATCCACGAGGTGGTGGCAGGCGGCGATATCGACGGTGGAGAGGCGCACCTGCGCCTCTTGATTTCGATGATGCTGCTGCAATTCCGCCAGATGCTGGAAAGCCAGGCACCGGTTCTCGATCTTGCTCTTGCAAGCTCGAAGCGCACGGTCGAGATCTTCCTGAAGCGGCTGCGTCATGCGCTCGACGAGGACTGGACGCTCGAGAACATGGCGGCGGAGTGCAATCTTTCCCGCACGCAATTTTCGCAGCATTGCCAGGTGCTGACCAACATGACGCCTGTCCGCTACCTCCAGACGCTCCGACTCAACGCCGCACGGCTGCTTCTTGAAAGCGGCGCGCAATCGGTCACCAACATCGCCTTTGATTGCGGCTTCTCATCGAGCCAATACTTTGCCACCTGTTACAAGAAGCGCTTCGGGTTTTCGCCAATGGAAACGCCGCGTCAGTCGCTATCGATCGCCAACTGAAAGTGGGCCGCCGCGACCGGATCAAAGCCGAATGGACAAGAAAGCTCTCCTGACGCCACGAAAGGTCGGTTCGCAGCAACGCTCGCGAGCGATGATCGAGGCCTTGGTCGAAGCGACTGCGCGTGCATTGATCAAAGAAGGATTTGAACGCGCCAACACAAACCGGATTGCCGAAGAGGCCGGCGTCAGCATCGGCTCTCTCTATCAGTAATTCCGGGCAAGGAAGCGCTCGTCGTTGCCGTCATCGAACGCCACAAGAGCGAGATGGTGGATGTCTTGCGGGGTACGCTGGCCAAAGTGGCGACGCTGCCGCTCGACAGTGCCGTGCGCGAACTGGTCAAGACGATGATCGATGCTCATCGTGTGAACCCGGACCTTCATCGGGTGTTGGTCGAGGAAACGCCACGTGCAGGGCGGATCGGTACGATCGACGGTTTTGACAGAGAGTTCTACGGGTTGATCAGGGCTTATCTCGAATTGCACAAGGAAGAACTGCGGCCGATGGATCTGGATCTGGCCGCTTACATTTGCGTCAGCTGCAAGGAGGCGCTGACGCACGGCGCGGTGGTCGACAGTCCAGAGAAGCTAAACGATGGGAACGTCGACGCCTTCATCAACGAAGTGACGACGCTGATCACGCGCTACCTGAAGTAACGGCCTTCGGGTAGCAGACATCCAAGATGCGAGAGCTGGGTCTTGGCGACTTGATGTCGCTCCGTGAACGCCGGCGTCCAACTGCGCGAACTACCGGGGGAATATGAACCGGGGGCGCTCGCAGAGACAGCTTCTCGAACGCGAGTAGATTTTTGCGAGTGATCGCTCACAATTGAGGCTGCACGCGGCCAATCCGACAGCCAACCTCGTGTCGAAATCAAATGCAGCACGAGCGGTCGAGCGACCGCTTCTCGAAGCTCCATACCAAGGTAACAAGAGATGTACGCACACGTCGTGATGATTCATGCCGCGGCCATGGGCACGGCATTTCTGCTGCTTGCAGCAAGGGAGCTCCTTTTCATTTCTGCCCGGCGAGGGCAAATCGGGGCTGCAAAGTTGGCCCTGACCGCAAACAGGATTGCAGGTCTGCTCACCGGCATAGGGATTGCCGGAGGCATTGGCCTCATCGTTTTGGGTGGGTGGCCGCTATCGACACCCTGGCTACTGATGTCATTCACCCTGATCGCCGCCTTGATGATTGTCGAAAGCAGGGTCGTGCGGCCATGGGAGGCACAGGTGCATCCAGCCCTTGAAGGCACGATCGACAAAATGGAAGTCCGAACGCTTCTTAGAAACAAGCGCGCTTTGGGCGGCCTTCTGGCATCGATCTCGCTTTTTGCTCTGATAATAGCTCTGATGGTCGTCAAACCCGACCTACTCGGCGCCTAGGGCGACGCCATCGGACGCATCGGTCGCTCATCAACGGAGTTGAACTCACCGCCCCTATATGCGGAGCGATGAGTTGTCTTTTCAGGGCGTCATCACGCCAGCGCGGGCAGCAGCTGGTCGATGCTCTTCTTGGCGTCGCCGTAGAACATGCGGGTGTTGTCCTTGTAGAACAGCGGGTTCTCGATG
This is a stretch of genomic DNA from Ensifer adhaerens. It encodes these proteins:
- a CDS encoding substrate-binding domain-containing protein; amino-acid sequence: MKKLLTAALSAALVAGTAHSQQLNFDDTAEFDRQRTLLTAKANGPDGEPWEQYYGDQMADTAKHKKPGPYTICFSNAGVNNAWRVTGWTNMQAEVKLHPEIKELIHVDAEGSDDKQIADIDDLINGGKCSALIVSPNTTAALTPAVEKACAKLPVIVFDRGVNTKCPVTFIHPVGGYGFGIQAGEFVAATAPAGADVLMLRIVPGVDVLETRASAAKRIFKETGLNVVGEEFTEGDNAKTKSIVEDYLQRGKIDAIWMDAGATAVAALEAFEDAGLPPPIITGEDQQDFLVKWKSEGFKAIAPTYPTYQWRTPIIAAVKVLQGEAVPGPEWVMPQPAITAETLDQYVDAKMPPLHHAMCGCEKLPDYPAAWGGK
- a CDS encoding ABC transporter permease, with protein sequence MNKATLIRRPAWRMEHYAPALLLGLAVLIYAAIALSLGLTRFLTPEATVSILNRSIALGITAVGQTFTILVGSIDLSVAHLISASAVVSSAIMNGDPAMMVPAVAAVLVMGTVVGTLNGLLITRLDVNPLIATLGMALIIQGCLASLHGRFGGSVPDAFQYFAYGEVLGLPVSLVVLALLVLGAWIVLRFTRFGSNIYSVGGNRDTARAAGINTTRVVMASHIICSLCAALAGLYLASRLKSGSPWIGTEGAYDLESIAVVVIGGTILSGGKGGIWGTVAGVIIFSLIDSIFNLAGIDAFAKQVMRGIIIVAAVAFYAVRSKRIVA
- a CDS encoding DUF2269 family protein, giving the protein MYAHVVMIHAAAMGTAFLLLAARELLFISARRGQIGAAKLALTANRIAGLLTGIGIAGGIGLIVLGGWPLSTPWLLMSFTLIAALMIVESRVVRPWEAQVHPALEGTIDKMEVRTLLRNKRALGGLLASISLFALIIALMVVKPDLLGA
- a CDS encoding helix-turn-helix domain-containing protein; translated protein: MDKKALLTPRKVGSQQRSRAMIEALVEATARALIKEGFERANTNRIAEEAGVSIGSLYQ
- a CDS encoding sugar phosphate isomerase/epimerase family protein — protein: MKLGINLLCLTDFVEERHLDNIGRLRDLGYDGVEVPVLSGKVSHYERLGRELDGLGLGRSTTSIVPTPEANPVSCDAEVRARGLSHLDWALDCAIALGAESMGGPFHAPIGFFTGRGASEDELKYGADAHHALAERAAANGMHLSLEPLNRFETYFLNTMEQARAYVDRVAHPAFKIMYDTFHANVEERRPEAAIRLIGQDIGVFHVSENDRGIPGRGHIEFGAMFTVLKELGYDGWLTLEAFGAGLPAIATATRVWRPLFPDFDTLFSESATFIRKTWAAA
- a CDS encoding sugar ABC transporter ATP-binding protein, which translates into the protein MNTKHPAIEMRGIAKSFPGVKALKNVSFSAHCGEVHALAGENGAGKSTLMKILSGIYRPDAGAVVVNGEERHFTHPLAAIRAGIAVIYQEFSLLPERTVAQNIFLGREPTRRGLIDHRAMNDEARRVLALFGSAHRIEPSTVVADLDVASQQLVEIAKAVSLEAKVIVMDEPTAALNEAECEVLYGLVDTLKKSGVAIVYITHRMPEITRLADRVTVLKDGEVAVRFDHVPEPEAIVRAMVGRDLGDFYAEPAAPQEIGGVVLSVRNAGNERLKNVSFELRAGEIVGFSGLQGAGRVALAQAIFGLSPFTKGEITLSGKPARFTSPREAISAGVGLLPGDRKAEALVLMQSVVDNGMLTSRALSGLSGNANATPFVSAEAMEKLLRELDVRAGSFAQDIKALSGGNQQKAIVARWLALAPRLLIFIEPTRGIDVNAKAGIYHLMRDLARRGTAIMMVSSDLPEVLGVSDRILVMRNGELVAAFSRGASEADVMLAATGEEAVAA
- a CDS encoding sugar phosphate isomerase/epimerase family protein, with amino-acid sequence MRIGFHTDAFNSAYWSFEKCLEWASDNDLHFIECGLIDGVSWIHGLGYQPHVALYEDPVLLRRKMERYGVRFSQVDAAYPLSGEDGPLRGVPYVLKSIAWAAQAGSPCVDTTDGLHMPPGLTEEDSMALMKRSYEKIVEVAEAHEIVVNIEPHGHFTTRPEFMERMLAFADSKWLRMNMDTGNTFIAGQEPPQFLSRFIDRVSHVHLKDVSPSLAAAARGGQTGIAVSHCALGDGVNAENIKICLAMLRDHGYDGVLSLECEGAAGPMIETSLAWIRATCRDLGISLK
- a CDS encoding AraC family transcriptional regulator, with the translated sequence MTKSSNERAVNRPAVFREPGALLYAGNCQDLMKASLAGQVSLNAWTRRGYPGIDLGAALPQVCSVGGWDATTPQDWGLREHCNEGVKIAYLARGSLTVTMDGRRTTINEGQMFVVRPWQLHALGDPNVGASHIIWVLMDMGVRRPHETWLWPDWIGWPERDRKRLSELLSKNEQISYNASREVTRTFLDIHEVVAGGDIDGGEAHLRLLISMMLLQFRQMLESQAPVLDLALASSKRTVEIFLKRLRHALDEDWTLENMAAECNLSRTQFSQHCQVLTNMTPVRYLQTLRLNAARLLLESGAQSVTNIAFDCGFSSSQYFATCYKKRFGFSPMETPRQSLSIAN
- a CDS encoding ABC transporter permease; translated protein: MIQETVGSAKTRGVASIGRLPKINPVFFVLAALLVAITFSNPNFIEPTGYMNFLKRAAPLAILAAGQIYVIVSGGFDLSAGSLITLTVVGSSMLLDNSADATWWVIAVMYAVGLAVGVVNGLVVSYLRVPSLIATLGMMITLNGAAFMWSSGSPRGYLPETFRFFGRASLQGIPLIQFLPVALLVLLVVGFVFFWLMHRTNLGRMLHALGDNPRAAQMSGVPIERVRIIAFVASSLSAVTAGILLGGFAGVSTDVGVGYELQAITACVIGGAQLLGGRGSVPASIAGALTLTAIFTLLNFIGLPKPTRDVVQGLILIAAVVLATYRRNRAGGT